From the Fusobacterium ulcerans ATCC 49185 genome, the window AGAATGGAAGAGTTCTTGGGATGTCCTGTAAGTGTTGTATCAGTAGGACCAGACAGAACACAAAATATTCATATAAGAGAAATTTAATATTATATCTATAGAAGAGGTTGATTCAGAAGAGAATTTTAGAACTTTAATCAACCTCTTTTCTATAACTTACAAAAAATAATAATGTAAAGAAAAAACACTTGACATAAATTATAAAATTTTATATAATACATTGGTGATATGATGGAGTTAGATGAGTTTTTAGAAGTTTCAACTCTTTTAGATTATTATAAAAATCTTCTTAGTGACAAACAGAGAGAATATCTTATAAATCATTTTGAAGATGATCTTTCGCTGTCTGAGATTGCTAAAAATAATGATGTGAGCAGACAGGCTGTTTATGATAATATCAAAAGAGGGATCAAATTATTGAAAGATTATGAAGAAAAACTAGGTTTTCATGAAAGAGAAAAACAGGTTTATCAAGAACTTTTGGAACTAAAAAAAGATTTCAAAAAAGAAAAATTGAACGATATAATTGAAAAGCTATTTTAGGTAGAGGTGGATATGTTAGATAATTTAGGTTCTAGATTTCAGGAAATTTTTAAAAAAGTAAGAGGTCATGGAAAACTAAGTGAAAGTAATATAAAAGAA encodes:
- the ylxM gene encoding YlxM family DNA-binding protein, with the translated sequence MELDEFLEVSTLLDYYKNLLSDKQREYLINHFEDDLSLSEIAKNNDVSRQAVYDNIKRGIKLLKDYEEKLGFHEREKQVYQELLELKKDFKKEKLNDIIEKLF